From the genome of Papaver somniferum cultivar HN1 chromosome 2, ASM357369v1, whole genome shotgun sequence, one region includes:
- the LOC113348767 gene encoding negative regulator of systemic acquired resistance SNI1-like isoform X2, whose protein sequence is MNSNRGIEENTSAIIDSFGVKDARDIEDDRLSFLQAVRVTSIVPENGTVPSSKMFEAIFQIMRNGTTLELIITSYQLLIELEKRYPRVYLSNSELVVDKEAWSPFSFGSEGAYSDRNSTNGDLDEPLNPNGFFLLAQVADTGFKLSGIKPLADMFLFQYLIRVLERDFLPRNSVYKESSEWSLLRESLLNTLMGSRRINYRNLFKDCLYILCKGSHAGFDIPDGESAVKSSTQASGGMVGPTILSEFGKRTVVAVQIFLTSILELVVSKKQADMKGETSRADGVRVPLMDIIVDELTYNKDLISPFLQVFSESQWKLDIILQYFEKYVPKTSLQTRRSNNSPEVSKLDVVLKCFSNVASTRGIVKKINVEVAQLLLAHAFQAYTCEKADDSSLVQVCKDISAAFQNLRKIDEDMEMLQIAEEALFTVATILSTK, encoded by the exons ATGAACAGTAACAGAGGCATTGAAGAGAATACGTCGGCGATTATAGATTCCTTCGGAGTTAAAGATGCTCGTGATATAGAAGATGACA ggctttcttTCCTTCAAGCTGTTCGCGTTACTTCTATTGTTCCTGAAAATGGAACTGTACCAAGCAG caaaATGTTCGAGGCGATTTTCCAAATTATGCGAAATGGGACTACTCTGGAACTGATTATAACAAGTTACCAGTTATTGATTGAGTTAGAGAAG CGATATCCTCGTGTGTACTTATCCAACTCCGAACTGGTTGTAGATAAAGAG GCTTGGTCACCTTTCTCTTTTGGTTCCGAGGGTGCTTATAGTGATAGGAATTCAACTAATGGAGACTTGGACGAGCCACTTAACCCCAAT GGATTTTTTCTTCTTGCGCAAGTTGCTGATACAGGTTTTAAGCTGTCAGGGATCAAG CCTCTGGCAGACATGTTTTTGTTTCAGTATCTTATCAGGGTTCTTGAAAGAGATTTCTTACCTCGTAACTCTGTATATAAAG AAAGCTCGGAATGGTCTCTTCTCAGGGAGTCTTTATTAAACACTCTGATG GGATCGAGGAGGATAAACTATAGGAACTTATTCAAAGACTGCCTGTATATTTTATGTAAAGGATCTCATGCTGGATTTGATATTCCTGATGGAGAATCTGCAGTTAAATCTTCAACACAAGCATCAGGTGGGATGGTTGGGCCGACTATTTTGTCTGAGTTCGGAAAGAGAACAGTTGTTGCGGTGCAAATTTTTTTGACATCG ATACTGGAGCTTGTAGTCTCAAAGAAGCAAGCAGATATGAAAGGGGAGACATCAAGAGCTGATGGTGTGAG agtCCCTCTTatggatattattgttgatgaacTTACATACAACAAAGATCTTATTTCCCCATTTCTCCAG GTCTTTTCCGAGTCTCAATGGAAACTGGACATAATTTTGCAGTACTTTGAGAAATACGTACCAAAA ACTTCACTGCAAACTAGGAGGTCAAATAATTCTCCAGAGGTTTCAAAGTTAGATGTTGTTCTGAAGTGCTTTTCGAATGTGGCGAGCACGCGCGGCATTGTCAAGAAAATCAATGTTGAAGTAGCTCAATTGCTTCTGGCACATGCTTTTCag GCATACACCTGTGAAAAAGCTGATGACAGCTCTCTCGTACAAGTATGCAAGGATATAAGTGCTGCTTTTCAGAACCTCAGAAAAATAGATGA GGATATGGAGATGCTGCAAATTGCAGAAGAGGCACTATTTACTGTAGCAACAATCCTGTCAACAAAATGA
- the LOC113348768 gene encoding D-aminoacyl-tRNA deacylase, producing MGGMFLPSPSPSCLTALAQRIKTKHSGPSISRRRNWQIRSMRAVVQRVASASVEVEGKIVSEIGPGLLVLVGVHESDLQSDADYICRKVLNMRVFTNDKTGKAWDQNVMQKNYGVLLVSQFTLYGMLKGNKPDFHVAMPPLSAKPFYASLVDKFRDSYNPNSVKDGVFGAMMKVNLVNDGPVTMQLDSPQTSKNTSETTEG from the exons ATGGGGGGCATGTTTCTTCCTTCCCCCTCGCCCTCTTGTCTAACAGCCCTAGCACAACGCATAAAAACCAAACATTCTGGTCCATCAATTAGCAGGAGGAGGAATTGGCAAATAAGAAGTATGAGGGCAGTTGTTCAGAGAGTTGCCTCTGCAAGTGTTGAG GTTGAAGGGAAAATCGTATCAGAGATAGGACCAGGTTTACTTGTTCTTGTTGGGGTTCATGAGTCGGATCTTCAATCTGATGCTGATTACAT ATGTAGAAAGGTACTTAACATGAGAGTATTCACAAATGACAAAACTGGAAAAGCTTGGGATCAGAAT gtTATGCAAAAAAATTATGGAGTTTTATTGG TGAGTCAATTCACATTGTATGGAATGCTCAAGGGTAACAAACCAGATTTTCATGTCGCCATGCCTCCTCTTAGTGCAAAACCTTTCTATGCTTCGCTGGTAGATAAATTCCGCGATTCTTACAACCCAAATTCAGTTAAAG ATGGTGTTTTTGGGGCTATGATGAAG GTCAACTTGGTTAATGATGGTCCAGTCACAATGCAGCTCGATTCTCCACAAACATCCAA GAACACAAGTGAGACAACAGAAGGATAA
- the LOC113348766 gene encoding uncharacterized protein LOC113348766, with translation MAVLKVIKSEVPEIQIEKSMAALKICKSEVVETMDEKSLVIHDNDGNITTNSDQKPNITTYSDEEDDTTTDKPAKKAVKPRKNAGSPRNVRPVHIRRLTRILKKLIRFHKWIEASGVLSVLMQGTEHERSPKENRIKYWAALELAHKGDVELREFRVKGLYDVWTKKNGKMKHWAPKEKYLFQIQYFLYRITVLAHGHIEVETKKDIIAEAEKKKDILGEAELTITYLVNDKGFEGEPIANIVVGLIYYELWYMSSTLKEMKLRKFDTYERSAVSEISGINSYNEFEDLDGQNSVNVGNAESTVQRDSHTSIVDKKKHHMDIDVIPLREETKNLSQEQGLDDEESSGVICSKEMPFQHPGGNTSIFYSRGLQTSLLPLRLPSPSENVEEDIDSHRARVNGNYGKAVNHLRRALYSASPVWASLLPLVQLLLLGDQVEAALEELENISQRSNAELPFRLKANLLEGFNGTNALVLSTCYEDILIWDSTSISAVTNLISLYKNGDYSLERLVEMISLHLDNTSGSCNVWEELALCFLKASQIEDVLESTNSSSEGSRTMNLGISSTVGKFITVGTSRKLWKLRRNWWADRHFVITDFPLEMQAGDWNLLAFKAAGASHLYGPEFDYVKNVCNYLEREKNVDLLLLLQRHRNNSIMLFKHMK, from the exons ATGGCGGTGCTTAAGGTAATCAAATCTGAAGTTCCTGAAATCCAGATTGAAAAAAGTATGGCGGCGCTTAAGATATGCAAATCTGAAGTTGTTGAGACCATGGATGAAAAAAGTTTGGTTATTCATGATAATGACGGTAATATCACTACGAATTCCGATCAAAAAcctaatatcaccacttattccgatgaagaagatgataccACTACTGATAAACCAGCAAAGAAGGCTGTTAAACCTCGAAAGAATGCTGGTTCACCTAGGAATGTGAGACCGGTGCATATCAGGAGATTAACCCGTATTCTTAAGAAACTCATACGATTTCATAAATGGATAGAAGCGAGTGGTGTGTTGAGTGTACTTATGCAAGGGACTGAGCATGAGAGGTCTCCCAAGGAGAATAGAATCAAGTATTGG GCTGCATTGGAGCTTGCACATAAGGGAGATGTTGAATTGAGAGAATTCAGAGTCAAGGGTCTCTATGATGTTTGGACGAAAAAAAACGGGAAAATGAAGCATTGGGCACCAAAG GAAAAATACTTGTTCCAAATACAATACTTCCTTTACCGTATTACGGTTCTTGCGCATGGACACATAGAGGTGGAAACAAAGAAGGATATCATAGCAGAGGCGGAAAAAAAGAAGGATATCTTAGGAGAGGCAGAGCTGACTATCACATA CCTCGTGAATGATAAGGGTTTTGAGGGTGAACCAATTGCAAACATTGTGGTTGGCCTGATATATTACGAGCTTTGGTATATGTCTTCTACCCTGAAAGAGATGAAGCTGAGAAAGTTTGACACGTATGAGAGATCTGCAGTATCAGAAATATCTGGAATAAATTCCTACAACGAATTTGAAGATTTAGATGGTCAAAATTCTGTTAATGTTGGGAATGCAGAATCTACGGTTCAGCGGGATTCACACACCTCTATTGTGGACAAGAAGAAACATCATATGGACATTGATGTTATTCCGCTGAGAGAAGAAACCAAAAATTTGTCACAAGAACAAGGTCTCGACGACGAGGAATCTTCTGGAGTAATTTGCAGCAAAGAAATGCCTTTTCAGCATCCAGGAGGGAACACTTCCATTTTCTATTCACGCG GTTTGCAGACGAGTTTGTTGCCTTTGCGGTTGCCAAGCCCGAGTGAGAACGTGGAGGAGGACATTGATTCTCACAGAGCGAGGGTTAATGGAAACTATGGTAAAGCAGTGAATCATTTGCGTCGTGCACTTTATTCTGCTTCACCTGTATGGGCATCCCTACTTCCTTTGGTGCAG TTGTTGCTGCTTGGGGATCAAGTTGAGGCGGCACTAGAGGAGCTTGAGAACATATCCCAACGTTCAAATGCAGAACTCCCCTTTAG ATTAAAGGCCAATCTTTTAGAAGGTTTTAATGGTACGAATGCACTAGTGCTTTCGACTTGTTATGAGGATATACTGATATGGGACTCTACTTCTATCAGTGCAGTAACTAACCTTATCAGCTTGTATAAGAATG GTGATTACAGTCTTGAACGTTTAGTGGAGATGATATCTTTACATCTTGATAATACCTCCGGATCTTGCAATGTATGGGAAGAACTTGCTCTATGCTTTCTTAAAGCATCTCAGATTGAAGATGTTCTTGAGTCAACTAACAGTAGTTCAGAAGGAAGTCGTACAATGAATCTGGGTATTTCCAGTACGGTTGGCAAATTCATTACAGTTGGAACGTCGCGTAAGTTATGGAAGCTCCGTCGCAATTGGTGGGCTGACCGCCACTTCGTTATTACGGACTTTCCATTAGAGATGCAAGCAG GTGATTGGAACCTGTTAGCATTCAAGGCCGCGGGTGCATCCCACTTGTATGGTCCCGAGTTTGATTATGTTAAAAATGTTTGTAATTATTTAGAAAGGGAAAAGAATGTAGATTTATTATTGCTGTTACAAAGACACAGAAATAATTCAATCATGCTCTTTAAGCATATGAAATGA
- the LOC113348767 gene encoding negative regulator of systemic acquired resistance SNI1-like isoform X1, which produces MNSNRGIEENTSAIIDSFGVKDARDIEDDRLSFLQAVRVTSIVPENGTVPSSKMFEAIFQIMRNGTTLELIITSYQLLIELEKRYPRVYLSNSELVVDKEAWSPFSFGSEGAYSDRNSTNGDLDEPLNPNGFFLLAQVADTGFKLSGIKPLADMFLFQYLIRVLERDFLPRNSVYKESSEWSLLRESLLNTLMGSRRINYRNLFKDCLYILCKGSHAGFDIPDGESAVKSSTQASGGMVGPTILSEFGKRTVVAVQIFLTSILELVVSKKQADMKGETSRADGVRVPLMDIIVDELTYNKDLISPFLQVFSESQWKLDIILQYFEKYVPKQTSLQTRRSNNSPEVSKLDVVLKCFSNVASTRGIVKKINVEVAQLLLAHAFQAYTCEKADDSSLVQVCKDISAAFQNLRKIDEDMEMLQIAEEALFTVATILSTK; this is translated from the exons ATGAACAGTAACAGAGGCATTGAAGAGAATACGTCGGCGATTATAGATTCCTTCGGAGTTAAAGATGCTCGTGATATAGAAGATGACA ggctttcttTCCTTCAAGCTGTTCGCGTTACTTCTATTGTTCCTGAAAATGGAACTGTACCAAGCAG caaaATGTTCGAGGCGATTTTCCAAATTATGCGAAATGGGACTACTCTGGAACTGATTATAACAAGTTACCAGTTATTGATTGAGTTAGAGAAG CGATATCCTCGTGTGTACTTATCCAACTCCGAACTGGTTGTAGATAAAGAG GCTTGGTCACCTTTCTCTTTTGGTTCCGAGGGTGCTTATAGTGATAGGAATTCAACTAATGGAGACTTGGACGAGCCACTTAACCCCAAT GGATTTTTTCTTCTTGCGCAAGTTGCTGATACAGGTTTTAAGCTGTCAGGGATCAAG CCTCTGGCAGACATGTTTTTGTTTCAGTATCTTATCAGGGTTCTTGAAAGAGATTTCTTACCTCGTAACTCTGTATATAAAG AAAGCTCGGAATGGTCTCTTCTCAGGGAGTCTTTATTAAACACTCTGATG GGATCGAGGAGGATAAACTATAGGAACTTATTCAAAGACTGCCTGTATATTTTATGTAAAGGATCTCATGCTGGATTTGATATTCCTGATGGAGAATCTGCAGTTAAATCTTCAACACAAGCATCAGGTGGGATGGTTGGGCCGACTATTTTGTCTGAGTTCGGAAAGAGAACAGTTGTTGCGGTGCAAATTTTTTTGACATCG ATACTGGAGCTTGTAGTCTCAAAGAAGCAAGCAGATATGAAAGGGGAGACATCAAGAGCTGATGGTGTGAG agtCCCTCTTatggatattattgttgatgaacTTACATACAACAAAGATCTTATTTCCCCATTTCTCCAG GTCTTTTCCGAGTCTCAATGGAAACTGGACATAATTTTGCAGTACTTTGAGAAATACGTACCAAAA CAGACTTCACTGCAAACTAGGAGGTCAAATAATTCTCCAGAGGTTTCAAAGTTAGATGTTGTTCTGAAGTGCTTTTCGAATGTGGCGAGCACGCGCGGCATTGTCAAGAAAATCAATGTTGAAGTAGCTCAATTGCTTCTGGCACATGCTTTTCag GCATACACCTGTGAAAAAGCTGATGACAGCTCTCTCGTACAAGTATGCAAGGATATAAGTGCTGCTTTTCAGAACCTCAGAAAAATAGATGA GGATATGGAGATGCTGCAAATTGCAGAAGAGGCACTATTTACTGTAGCAACAATCCTGTCAACAAAATGA